One genomic segment of uncultured Fibrobacter sp. includes these proteins:
- a CDS encoding HPr family phosphocarrier protein has translation MIEKALVVTNKLGIHARPAGMIVDITGQAKSDISIVFEGSKANAKSILNVMMLAIPAGSEVKFEIDGEDEEQVASQLESLFNDHFNEEPC, from the coding sequence ATGATCGAAAAAGCATTGGTGGTAACAAACAAGTTGGGAATACACGCAAGGCCTGCCGGGATGATAGTCGATATCACCGGCCAAGCCAAGAGCGATATATCCATCGTGTTCGAGGGATCGAAGGCAAATGCCAAGAGCATCTTGAATGTGATGATGCTTGCTATTCCTGCAGGTTCCGAAGTTAAATTCGAAATTGATGGCGAAGACGAAGAACAGGTCGCGTCTCAGTTGGAAAGTCTGTTTAATGACCACTTCAACGAAGAACCCTGTTAA
- a CDS encoding RNA methyltransferase, with translation MTNETLESLLERVTERRRELLTSVVDRRTRHFCMVLEDLFDPHNISAVIRTAEVFGLQDVHIIEEDNAYSVNKSILKGSYKWMSLYLYKKRMLCMEKLRAKGYKIAVASTNTTNSVLDLDLSQPTAFYLGSEFHGNHPDTLAHADYEFKLPQYGITESMNVSVAGGVLMTYLDVFMQKEGREKFLLPKAERDALLLDWLDRHVNGIENNSPIVRIDE, from the coding sequence ATGACGAACGAAACTTTGGAATCCCTTTTGGAACGCGTGACGGAACGCCGTCGTGAACTTTTGACGTCTGTGGTGGATCGCCGTACAAGACACTTTTGCATGGTGCTCGAAGATTTGTTCGACCCGCACAATATTTCTGCCGTGATCCGTACCGCCGAAGTGTTTGGACTTCAGGACGTTCACATTATTGAAGAAGACAACGCCTATAGCGTGAACAAGTCTATCCTGAAAGGCTCTTATAAGTGGATGAGCCTGTACCTTTACAAGAAGCGCATGCTGTGCATGGAAAAGTTGCGCGCCAAGGGCTACAAGATTGCCGTGGCCAGCACGAATACCACCAATTCTGTTCTGGATTTGGACTTGAGCCAGCCTACCGCTTTTTACTTGGGTAGCGAATTCCACGGGAATCACCCCGATACGCTCGCCCATGCCGATTACGAGTTCAAACTGCCCCAGTACGGTATTACCGAATCGATGAACGTGTCGGTGGCCGGTGGCGTCTTGATGACTTATCTGGACGTGTTCATGCAGAAGGAAGGCCGCGAAAAGTTCTTGCTCCCTAAGGCAGAACGCGATGCTCTGCTTTTGGACTGGCTCGACCGCCATGTGAACGGTATCGAGAATAACAGCCCGATTGTTCGAATCGACGAATAG
- a CDS encoding MlaD family protein has translation MKKYSALYFSVGLVVILALIILVFGIFFLNEKDPRETFNTYYLRFTQVSTLVLDDPVKVNGVKLGKVESIDLAGHRVVVTIRLRTDVKIPKDSEIRVQNIGIMGERQIGMILGDSTSYFAPGDTITGQFDAGIAEALGLVGEVCDSTKVLLESVKQALNQTIVNPEFQERFRTLLEKAEKLEDRVLVMLNTADPQLRKSLEGLNQVTVKVNNLIDGVKPPIDNMFANTEKVMGNADKLLGELEEVTSHLDELVVKVQKKIESKDNTVGILLNDRTLHDDLVKTVHSADSLVRIILQDGLDINVDFF, from the coding sequence ATGAAAAAGTATTCCGCTCTTTATTTTTCAGTAGGCTTGGTGGTCATCCTTGCCCTGATTATTCTTGTTTTTGGAATATTCTTCTTAAACGAGAAGGACCCTCGCGAAACCTTTAACACCTACTATCTCCGATTTACCCAGGTGAGTACCTTGGTGCTCGATGACCCCGTCAAGGTAAACGGCGTGAAGCTCGGTAAGGTCGAGTCAATCGACTTAGCTGGCCACCGCGTGGTGGTAACCATTAGGCTCCGCACCGACGTGAAAATCCCGAAGGATTCCGAAATCCGCGTGCAGAACATCGGTATCATGGGTGAACGCCAGATCGGTATGATTCTGGGTGATTCGACAAGTTACTTTGCCCCGGGCGATACCATTACGGGCCAGTTCGATGCCGGTATCGCCGAAGCTCTTGGTCTTGTGGGCGAGGTCTGCGACTCGACGAAGGTGCTTCTGGAATCGGTCAAGCAGGCTTTGAACCAGACGATTGTGAACCCGGAATTCCAGGAACGCTTCAGGACGCTACTCGAAAAGGCCGAAAAGCTTGAAGACCGCGTGCTTGTGATGCTGAATACGGCTGACCCGCAGCTTAGGAAGAGCCTTGAAGGCTTGAACCAGGTGACGGTCAAGGTGAATAACTTGATTGATGGCGTGAAACCGCCGATCGACAATATGTTCGCAAACACCGAGAAGGTGATGGGCAACGCCGACAAGTTGCTGGGCGAACTGGAAGAAGTGACTAGCCATTTGGATGAACTCGTCGTGAAGGTCCAGAAGAAGATTGAGTCCAAGGACAACACGGTGGGTATCTTGCTGAACGACCGCACCCTGCATGACGACTTGGTCAAGACGGTTCATTCGGCGGACAGCTTGGTGCGCATTATTTTACAAGATGGTCTAGACATCAACGTGGATTTTTTCTGA
- a CDS encoding glutamate--tRNA ligase family protein — protein sequence MPGIIRFAPSPTGFLHEGHLLSALYVCAAAKKWDLKIHLRIEDHDQGRARKEYIDGIREDLAWFGFKYDSESIQSSHFDFFQKVLDKLTAQGLVYPCTCSRKQLQSENPVSDTGEVIYQGKCRTQAAPCSSPHSLRIVIPDKVINWYDERLGDFAENPKNQCGDFPIRDRDGFWTYQFAVCIDDLTEGITHIVRGEDIRNSTARQIALSQLIADTCQGDPDLNIPPYTRPLYLHHPLIVDSSGKKLSKREHAHSLRQEKENGKTPQELLGQILHKAGFLTHIVPTTLEQAIATVAEHL from the coding sequence ATGCCGGGAATCATCCGATTTGCGCCGAGCCCCACGGGCTTTCTACACGAAGGGCACTTGCTTTCCGCCCTTTACGTGTGCGCCGCCGCCAAAAAATGGGACCTCAAAATCCACCTGCGCATCGAAGACCATGACCAAGGCCGCGCCCGCAAAGAATATATTGACGGAATCCGCGAAGATCTCGCCTGGTTCGGTTTCAAGTACGACAGCGAAAGTATCCAAAGTTCGCACTTTGATTTTTTCCAAAAGGTCCTCGACAAGCTTACTGCCCAAGGGCTCGTGTACCCCTGCACCTGCAGCCGCAAACAACTGCAATCCGAAAACCCCGTAAGCGATACTGGCGAAGTCATTTACCAAGGCAAGTGCCGCACGCAAGCGGCACCTTGTAGCAGCCCCCACAGCCTGCGCATTGTTATTCCAGACAAAGTAATTAACTGGTACGACGAGCGCCTCGGCGACTTCGCCGAAAACCCGAAAAATCAATGCGGCGACTTCCCGATTCGAGACCGCGACGGTTTTTGGACCTATCAATTTGCCGTCTGCATCGACGACCTTACCGAAGGAATCACGCACATTGTCCGCGGCGAAGACATCCGCAATTCCACTGCCCGCCAAATTGCGCTTTCCCAACTGATTGCCGACACCTGCCAAGGCGACCCGGACCTAAATATTCCCCCGTACACGCGCCCGCTATATTTGCACCACCCCCTCATTGTGGATTCCAGCGGAAAAAAACTTTCCAAGCGCGAACACGCCCACAGCCTCCGCCAAGAAAAAGAAAACGGCAAGACCCCCCAAGAACTTTTGGGCCAAATCCTCCATAAAGCAGGTTTTTTGACACACATTGTACCGACAACGTTAGAACAGGCGATAGCAACCGTCGCCGAGCATCTATAA
- a CDS encoding pitrilysin family protein, with protein MMKFDLKVLFLTATSVATVFALNACSGSPEPQTEPAPAVAQADSVATPAAEKKAEPAVPASYKDIQFPEYKYVAPYPKDYRVEIAPGISGYIVSDRSLPLVNFTVYFEQPRAPLALKDEAAMSMVGSMLRRGGGGGISAKALDDSLEFISAGITSSVGTFTSTFDIDCLSKDFANMLSLSKQVLTAPAFDKEQFEILRANYLTAYDRRYDTPAKVLSALRSKVNYAPNPRLWDANAADYKKVTIADLKRFAQGVYADSRILFALSGDIDKDSAVTMLKEFFESWNAAVAKNVKKNAKPVVQEPAPLSFVRKPGIYVVDKDITQANISMNQPFVRRPHADYYPAAVANFILGGGSFTSRLMNRVRSDEGLAYSVYSMVGNDYRDTAMVTIALQTKVESVEFALKLIREVVNEFAEQGPTEEELAQAKKSLIESLPSLFDSPEAIAVIFAKGELQGKSYDHYLEYVKEINAVTADQVKAMVKKYFDMDKMTTSIVAPVSKLESIKPFTVIPQDSLEFR; from the coding sequence ATGATGAAGTTTGATTTGAAAGTTCTCTTTTTGACGGCGACGTCGGTAGCGACTGTGTTTGCCTTGAATGCTTGTTCGGGTTCTCCGGAACCGCAGACGGAGCCTGCTCCGGCTGTTGCGCAGGCGGATTCGGTGGCAACTCCCGCTGCAGAAAAAAAGGCTGAACCTGCAGTTCCTGCAAGCTATAAGGATATCCAGTTTCCGGAGTACAAATATGTAGCCCCGTACCCGAAGGATTACCGCGTAGAAATTGCTCCGGGAATTTCGGGTTATATCGTGAGCGACAGAAGTTTGCCGCTGGTCAATTTTACGGTTTACTTTGAACAGCCGCGTGCACCGCTTGCACTTAAAGACGAAGCTGCCATGTCGATGGTGGGCAGCATGCTTCGCCGCGGTGGCGGTGGCGGCATTTCGGCCAAGGCCCTGGACGATTCTCTGGAATTCATTAGTGCGGGGATTACGTCTTCGGTCGGAACGTTTACCTCGACATTCGATATCGATTGCCTGTCTAAGGATTTCGCGAACATGCTTTCGCTTTCGAAGCAAGTGTTGACCGCTCCGGCCTTTGATAAGGAACAGTTCGAAATCTTGCGTGCGAATTACCTGACTGCCTATGACCGCCGCTATGATACGCCGGCAAAGGTGCTTTCGGCGCTCCGTTCCAAGGTGAACTACGCTCCGAACCCGAGACTTTGGGATGCCAATGCTGCCGACTACAAGAAGGTGACGATTGCCGACTTGAAGCGTTTTGCCCAGGGCGTGTATGCGGATTCCCGTATTCTGTTTGCTCTTTCGGGTGATATCGATAAGGATTCTGCGGTGACCATGCTCAAGGAATTCTTTGAAAGTTGGAATGCCGCGGTTGCCAAGAATGTGAAGAAGAATGCAAAGCCTGTGGTGCAGGAACCGGCTCCGCTTTCCTTTGTGAGGAAGCCTGGAATCTACGTGGTCGACAAGGATATTACGCAGGCCAACATTTCGATGAACCAGCCTTTTGTACGTAGGCCCCATGCGGATTACTATCCGGCTGCGGTGGCAAACTTTATTCTGGGCGGTGGTAGCTTTACGAGCCGCCTGATGAACCGCGTGCGTAGTGACGAAGGCCTTGCTTACAGCGTGTATAGCATGGTAGGCAACGATTACCGCGACACGGCCATGGTGACCATTGCGTTGCAGACCAAGGTGGAATCGGTCGAATTTGCCTTGAAGCTGATTCGCGAAGTCGTGAATGAATTTGCCGAACAGGGCCCCACTGAAGAAGAACTTGCGCAGGCGAAGAAATCCTTGATCGAAAGCTTGCCGAGCCTGTTCGATAGCCCCGAAGCGATTGCCGTGATTTTTGCAAAGGGCGAATTGCAGGGGAAATCTTACGACCATTACTTGGAATACGTGAAAGAAATCAATGCTGTGACTGCCGACCAGGTGAAGGCGATGGTCAAGAAGTATTTTGACATGGATAAGATGACCACCTCGATTGTTGCTCCCGTTTCGAAATTGGAATCGATTAAGCCCTTTACCGTTATTCCTCAGGACAGTCTGGAGTTTAGATAA